In Ruania zhangjianzhongii, the following proteins share a genomic window:
- a CDS encoding MerR family transcriptional regulator — MSATAEWSMQEITRATGTTSRTLRHYDHIGLLPPSRLGSNGYRFYNTDTLVRLQRILLLRQLGLGLKEIAEVVDGQQPEAEALQAHLDLMQLERKQLDRRIAAVNTTLTKRAEGKTLMATEMFDGFDHTRYEEEVTQRWGREAYQSGDRWWRSLSEEEKQAIQAEQQRIQDDYAEAYRAQLDPGAEQVRAITARLHQWLRAPMGSVSQGYFLGLADLYVADDRFAANYGGTEGATFVRDAMRVYAESAQFDQE; from the coding sequence ATGTCCGCCACGGCCGAATGGTCGATGCAGGAGATCACTCGTGCGACCGGAACCACCAGTCGCACGTTGCGGCACTACGACCACATCGGGCTGCTACCCCCGTCCCGCCTCGGGTCGAACGGGTACCGGTTCTACAACACCGACACCCTGGTCCGGTTGCAGCGGATTCTGCTGCTGCGCCAGCTGGGCCTGGGGCTGAAGGAGATCGCGGAGGTCGTGGATGGGCAACAGCCGGAAGCAGAAGCGCTGCAGGCCCATCTTGACCTGATGCAGCTCGAACGCAAGCAGCTGGACCGGCGGATCGCCGCCGTCAACACCACGCTCACGAAAAGAGCAGAAGGGAAAACTCTGATGGCAACCGAGATGTTCGACGGGTTCGACCACACCCGCTACGAGGAAGAGGTCACCCAGCGCTGGGGCCGCGAGGCCTACCAGTCCGGCGACCGCTGGTGGCGTTCTCTCTCCGAGGAGGAGAAGCAGGCCATCCAGGCCGAGCAGCAGCGAATCCAGGATGACTACGCCGAGGCCTACCGGGCCCAGCTGGACCCAGGTGCGGAACAGGTCCGGGCGATCACCGCCCGGCTGCACCAGTGGCTGCGCGCTCCGATGGGTTCGGTCAGCCAGGGCTACTTCCTCGGCCTGGCCGACCTGTACGTGGCCGATGACCGGTTCGCCGCCAACTACGGCGGCACCGAGGGGGCCACTTTCGTTCGCGACGCGATGCGCGTCTACGCCGAGTCGGCGCAGTTCGACCAGGAGTAG
- a CDS encoding YdeI/OmpD-associated family protein, which translates to MDELPELVVPDAAGWRDWLAQNHADAPGVWLVLTKKGGTLTSLNYEGAVLEALCVGWIDGQARSRDDQTSLQRYTPRRARSQWSAKNVGRVERLGAEGRMQPAGWAAVEAAKKDGRWERAYAGPATAVVPDDLAAAMAANPNAQAMFDVLTSQNRFALLYRLQSVKRASTRASKIVTFVDMLARGETFYPQRRPASP; encoded by the coding sequence ATGGACGAGTTGCCGGAGCTGGTGGTGCCCGATGCCGCCGGGTGGCGGGACTGGCTAGCCCAGAACCACGCAGACGCGCCTGGCGTCTGGCTGGTGCTGACCAAGAAGGGCGGCACGCTCACGTCGCTGAACTACGAGGGTGCGGTCCTGGAGGCCCTCTGCGTCGGCTGGATCGATGGCCAGGCCCGTTCCCGGGATGACCAGACCAGCTTGCAGCGCTACACACCACGCCGTGCCCGTAGCCAGTGGTCGGCGAAGAATGTCGGCCGGGTGGAACGATTGGGGGCGGAGGGCCGGATGCAGCCGGCCGGCTGGGCCGCCGTGGAGGCCGCCAAGAAGGACGGCCGATGGGAACGGGCCTACGCAGGCCCGGCGACCGCCGTCGTGCCGGATGACCTTGCCGCGGCGATGGCGGCGAACCCGAACGCTCAGGCGATGTTCGACGTGCTCACCTCGCAGAACCGCTTCGCGCTGCTGTACCGGCTGCAGAGTGTGAAACGCGCCTCGACCCGCGCCAGCAAGATCGTCACATTCGTGGACATGCTGGCGCGGGGCGAGACGTTCTACCCACAACGACGCCCGGCCTCGCCGTGA
- a CDS encoding 1-acyl-sn-glycerol-3-phosphate acyltransferase → MSITRAVAGIYWAVSRWQYRVPEKPTEPAGILIGAPHTSNWDFVLMLALSWRSGIRVKFLGKHQLFRRPFGPLMRALGGIPVDRRDPSQVVGEVVARLEAGDRFFLVVTPEGTRGRSEYWRSGFYRIAREADLPVTLGYVDRRTMTTGLGPTFRLTGDVRADMDRIREFYDGKTGVRPGLGIPPRLRDED, encoded by the coding sequence ATGTCGATCACTCGAGCCGTCGCCGGCATCTACTGGGCGGTCAGCCGCTGGCAGTACCGGGTGCCGGAGAAGCCGACCGAGCCGGCCGGGATTCTCATCGGCGCCCCGCACACCTCCAACTGGGACTTCGTGCTGATGCTGGCACTGAGCTGGCGCTCCGGGATCCGGGTGAAGTTCCTCGGCAAGCACCAGCTCTTCCGCCGCCCGTTCGGACCGCTGATGCGCGCGCTCGGCGGGATCCCGGTGGACCGGCGCGACCCCTCCCAGGTGGTCGGGGAGGTCGTCGCCCGGCTGGAGGCCGGGGACCGGTTCTTCCTGGTGGTCACCCCGGAGGGCACCCGTGGCCGGTCCGAGTACTGGCGCTCCGGGTTCTACCGGATTGCCCGGGAGGCTGATCTGCCGGTCACCCTCGGCTACGTGGACCGCCGGACGATGACCACCGGCCTCGGCCCCACCTTCCGGCTCACCGGTGACGTGCGCGCCGATATGGACCGGATCCGTGAGTTCTACGATGGCAAGACCGGCGTACGGCCCGGTCTGGGGATCCCGCCGCGACTGCGGGACGAAGACTGA
- the lpdA gene encoding dihydrolipoyl dehydrogenase, translated as MTAHYDVVVLGAGPGGYIAAIRAAQLGKSVAVVEKQYWGGVCLNVGCIPSKALLRNAELSHLLTHEKDKFGITGDAAMSYGPTHERSRKVSAGIVKGVHFLMKKNKITEVDGWGTITSPTSLSVQADDGATTELEFSDLIVAAGATTKMLPGVQVSKNVVTYEEQILDAELPDSIIIAGSGAIGVEFAYVMKNFGVDVTIVEFLDRMVPTEDPEVSKELAKHYKKLGVKVMTSTKVEGVEDTGSGVKVTVSPANGGDSQVLEADRLLSAIGFAPRVEGYGLDTIGVQVTERGAIAVDARGRTNVANVYAIGDVTGKLMLAHTAEAMGVVAAETIAGAETQEIDFDFIPRATYCQPQIASFGYTEEQATERGYDVKVAKFPFTANGKAMGLGEAVGFVKVVADSQYNEIIGAHLIGPDVTELLPVLNLAQKWDLTADEVSRNVFAHPTLGEAIKEAVHGISGHMLNL; from the coding sequence GTGACTGCACACTATGACGTCGTTGTACTCGGAGCCGGTCCCGGTGGATACATCGCCGCCATTCGCGCGGCGCAGCTGGGCAAATCGGTCGCGGTGGTGGAGAAGCAGTATTGGGGCGGTGTCTGCCTGAATGTCGGCTGCATCCCCTCCAAGGCGCTGCTGCGCAATGCGGAGCTCTCACACCTGCTCACCCACGAGAAGGACAAGTTCGGCATCACCGGTGACGCCGCGATGTCCTACGGGCCCACGCACGAGCGCAGCCGGAAGGTGTCCGCCGGCATCGTCAAGGGCGTGCACTTCCTGATGAAGAAGAACAAGATCACCGAGGTGGACGGCTGGGGCACGATCACCTCGCCCACCTCGCTCTCGGTGCAGGCCGACGACGGCGCCACCACCGAGTTGGAGTTCTCTGACCTCATCGTCGCCGCAGGTGCGACCACGAAGATGCTCCCCGGGGTGCAGGTGAGCAAGAACGTGGTGACCTACGAGGAGCAGATCCTCGACGCCGAGCTCCCGGACTCGATCATCATCGCCGGCTCCGGCGCGATCGGCGTGGAGTTCGCCTACGTGATGAAGAACTTCGGCGTGGACGTGACCATCGTGGAGTTCCTCGACCGGATGGTGCCCACGGAGGACCCGGAGGTCTCCAAGGAGCTCGCCAAGCACTACAAGAAGCTCGGCGTGAAGGTGATGACCTCCACCAAGGTCGAAGGGGTGGAGGACACCGGCTCCGGAGTGAAGGTCACGGTCAGTCCCGCGAACGGCGGCGACTCCCAGGTGCTCGAGGCTGACCGGTTGCTCTCTGCGATCGGCTTCGCCCCGCGGGTGGAGGGCTACGGCCTGGACACGATCGGCGTGCAGGTCACCGAGCGCGGCGCGATCGCCGTGGACGCGCGCGGACGCACGAACGTGGCGAACGTGTACGCGATCGGCGATGTCACCGGCAAGCTGATGCTCGCCCACACCGCCGAAGCGATGGGGGTGGTGGCGGCCGAGACGATCGCCGGCGCCGAGACCCAGGAGATCGACTTCGACTTCATCCCGCGCGCGACCTACTGCCAGCCGCAGATCGCCTCCTTCGGCTATACCGAGGAGCAGGCCACCGAGCGCGGCTACGACGTGAAGGTGGCCAAGTTCCCGTTCACCGCGAACGGTAAGGCGATGGGTCTGGGCGAGGCCGTCGGGTTCGTGAAGGTGGTGGCCGACTCGCAGTACAACGAGATCATCGGCGCGCACCTGATCGGCCCCGATGTGACCGAGCTGCTGCCGGTGCTCAACCTGGCACAGAAGTGGGATCTGACCGCGGACGAGGTCTCCCGGAACGTGTTCGCCCACCCGACCCTCGGTGAGGCGATCAAGGAGGCCGTGCACGGTATCTCCGGGCACATGCTCAACCTCTGA
- a CDS encoding Nramp family divalent metal transporter, whose translation MTRPATTPASRPHSPDAAAPNGRRGQRSRVLHLMGPAFVAAVAYVDPGNVAANLTAGARYGYLLLWVLVAANLMAVLVQYQSAKLGLVTGRTMPELLRGRLRRGPRLAYWAQAELVAAATDLAEVIGGAIALSLLFDLPLVWGGLIVAVVSMALLLVQDRQGQRRFEHVIVGLLAVITVGFVAGLFVAPPDPAAMAGGLLPQFAGTDSVVLAAGMLGATVMPHAIYVHSALARDRHGHASTPQLRRRLLGATRWDVIIALAVAGCVNIAMLLLAAASLQGVSGTDSIEGAHAAVTAALGPGIGIAFAIGLLASGLASTSVGCYAGATIMAGLLHKRIPVLARRAITAVPALVLLAVGVDPTWALVASQVVLSFGIPFALVPLLRLTSDRGVMGSAANGRGVRWLLALIVVAVVALNLALVVLTLTGG comes from the coding sequence GTGACCCGTCCCGCCACGACGCCAGCCTCCCGGCCCCACTCCCCGGATGCGGCTGCACCGAACGGGCGACGGGGTCAGCGCAGCCGTGTGCTGCATCTGATGGGGCCTGCGTTCGTGGCGGCAGTCGCCTATGTGGACCCCGGGAACGTGGCGGCCAACCTCACCGCGGGCGCCCGGTACGGATACCTGCTGCTCTGGGTGCTGGTAGCCGCGAACCTGATGGCTGTGCTGGTGCAGTACCAGTCCGCGAAGCTGGGCCTGGTCACCGGCCGGACGATGCCGGAGCTGCTCCGGGGCCGGCTCCGCCGCGGGCCACGGTTGGCGTACTGGGCACAGGCGGAGCTGGTGGCTGCCGCCACCGACCTGGCCGAGGTGATCGGCGGCGCGATCGCGCTCTCCCTGCTGTTCGACCTACCGCTGGTGTGGGGTGGGCTGATCGTGGCCGTCGTGTCGATGGCGCTGCTGCTGGTGCAGGACCGTCAGGGGCAGCGCCGGTTCGAGCATGTGATCGTCGGCCTGCTCGCGGTGATCACCGTCGGGTTCGTCGCCGGACTGTTCGTGGCGCCCCCGGACCCGGCCGCGATGGCCGGCGGGCTGCTGCCCCAGTTCGCTGGTACGGACAGCGTCGTCCTGGCGGCCGGGATGCTCGGGGCCACGGTGATGCCGCACGCGATCTACGTGCACTCGGCGCTGGCCCGGGACCGGCACGGCCACGCCAGCACGCCGCAGCTGCGCCGCCGGCTGCTCGGCGCCACCCGGTGGGACGTCATCATCGCGCTCGCCGTGGCCGGCTGCGTGAACATCGCGATGTTGCTGCTGGCCGCCGCCAGTCTGCAGGGGGTGTCCGGGACCGACTCGATCGAGGGCGCCCACGCAGCGGTGACCGCAGCACTCGGCCCGGGGATCGGGATCGCGTTCGCGATCGGGCTGCTCGCCTCCGGGCTCGCCTCCACCTCGGTCGGTTGCTACGCGGGCGCCACGATCATGGCCGGGCTGCTGCACAAGCGAATCCCGGTGCTGGCCCGCCGGGCGATCACTGCCGTGCCGGCGCTGGTGCTGCTCGCCGTGGGCGTGGATCCCACGTGGGCGCTGGTCGCCTCCCAGGTGGTGCTGAGCTTCGGCATCCCGTTCGCCCTGGTCCCGCTGCTGCGGCTGACCTCCGACCGGGGCGTGATGGGTTCCGCCGCCAACGGGCGGGGAGTGCGCTGGCTACTCGCCCTGATCGTCGTGGCGGTGGTCGCGTTGAACCTGGCACTCGTCGTGCTCACCCTGACCGGCGGCTGA
- the hrpB gene encoding ATP-dependent helicase HrpB, producing the protein MTSHPHLFDLDRIGAGLVVSTARGDLERGLATGAAVVTAPPGTGKTTVVPPLVANLTAKRGATGRVLVTQPRRVAVRAAARRIAHLDGSPLGGPVGFTVRGEHQVSADTRIEVVTPGVLLRRLLNDPGLDGVDAVILDEVHERSLDGDLLLGILAEVRALRDDLALVAMSATLDAGAISALIGGAIIDVPSALHPLTVDYAPAPASRLGPRGVTREFLDHLAGVAVEAQASDEVDALVFVPAARDVDEVVTRIRAGSSAVDVLPLHGRLSARDQDRATTGRARASDPPRIVVSTALAESSLTVPGVRLVIDAGLSREMRRDQARDMSGLVTVSASRASAEQRAGRAARQGPGRVVRAYSEPEFAAFRSSTDPEIASADLTDAALLLAAWGTPAARGLPLLTPPPRASMVRATATLTALGLTDESGRITGLGSRVARMPVGAREGRALLVATGAHRVTAGSGDPGLRAGQHSVDAADEIDPRAAAETVAALSSGIREPGADLSVLLQGLHRGDVPGVQRWRAEATRLTRLAAGVPGHAPARDRERRATRPGAVPEATRLAGIIAALTRPAWIARRVGDGSRAYLFASGTRAALPERSSLTGSEWIAVSEVQRAQGRVAEATGAVIRLAAPLGEHDALRIGEVRAVRQSTVVDGRVRVREERRLGSILLSSTPSQPRTQECSDALTAYLRENGLGALDWSEKATMLRRRLALLHRELGDPWPDVSDQELLGRLDGWLGPDLRAPTLGAVSVAAALQRILPWPEASRLASLAPERLEVPSGAGVRIQYAEDPDTRPVVAVKLQEVFGLAETPRLADGRVPVQFHLLSPARHPLTVTDDLASFWNGPYRDVRKQMRGRYPKHPWPEDPWTASATARTNRALRGPRR; encoded by the coding sequence GTGACATCGCACCCGCACCTGTTCGACCTGGATCGGATCGGTGCCGGGCTCGTCGTCTCGACGGCCCGCGGCGACCTGGAGCGCGGGCTCGCGACGGGCGCTGCGGTCGTGACAGCACCGCCTGGCACCGGCAAGACGACCGTCGTGCCGCCCCTCGTCGCCAATCTCACGGCGAAGCGGGGCGCGACGGGTCGCGTCCTGGTGACCCAGCCCCGACGGGTCGCCGTCCGCGCGGCCGCTCGGCGCATCGCGCACCTGGACGGCTCACCGCTCGGTGGCCCCGTCGGGTTCACCGTGCGGGGCGAGCACCAGGTCTCGGCAGACACGCGGATCGAGGTCGTCACGCCCGGCGTCCTGCTCCGCCGACTGCTGAACGACCCTGGGCTCGACGGCGTTGACGCCGTGATCCTCGACGAGGTGCACGAGCGATCGCTGGACGGCGACCTGCTGCTCGGGATCCTCGCCGAGGTGCGCGCCCTGCGCGACGACCTCGCGCTCGTCGCGATGTCCGCGACGCTGGACGCCGGCGCGATCAGCGCCCTGATCGGCGGCGCGATCATCGACGTGCCCTCCGCACTTCACCCGCTGACGGTGGATTACGCGCCGGCTCCCGCCTCGCGCCTCGGTCCGCGCGGCGTCACCCGCGAGTTCCTCGACCACCTCGCCGGCGTCGCGGTCGAGGCGCAGGCCTCGGACGAGGTCGACGCCCTCGTCTTCGTGCCCGCCGCCCGCGACGTCGACGAGGTGGTGACGCGAATCCGCGCTGGCTCCTCGGCCGTGGACGTTCTCCCGCTGCACGGCCGGCTCTCCGCACGCGATCAGGACCGCGCGACCACGGGCCGCGCCCGCGCATCGGATCCGCCGCGCATCGTCGTCAGCACCGCCCTCGCCGAGAGCTCGCTCACCGTTCCCGGCGTGCGGCTCGTCATCGACGCCGGTCTCTCCAGGGAGATGCGCCGCGACCAGGCACGCGACATGTCGGGCCTCGTCACGGTCAGCGCGTCGCGCGCGAGCGCCGAGCAGCGCGCCGGACGCGCGGCACGCCAGGGGCCGGGGCGCGTCGTGCGCGCCTACAGCGAGCCCGAGTTCGCGGCGTTCCGTTCCTCGACCGACCCTGAGATCGCCTCCGCCGACCTCACCGATGCGGCGCTCCTGCTCGCTGCCTGGGGAACACCGGCGGCCCGTGGCCTGCCGCTGCTCACCCCACCGCCGCGCGCATCGATGGTCCGCGCGACCGCCACGCTCACGGCCCTGGGGCTCACTGACGAGAGCGGCCGCATCACCGGGCTCGGATCCCGGGTCGCCCGTATGCCCGTCGGCGCCCGGGAGGGCCGCGCGCTGCTCGTGGCCACCGGTGCACACCGGGTGACTGCCGGATCCGGGGACCCGGGGCTGCGGGCCGGCCAGCACTCCGTCGACGCCGCGGACGAGATCGATCCGCGCGCGGCGGCGGAGACGGTCGCCGCGCTCTCGAGTGGGATCCGCGAACCCGGCGCCGATCTCTCCGTGCTGCTGCAGGGGCTGCACCGAGGCGATGTTCCCGGAGTGCAGCGGTGGCGCGCCGAGGCCACGCGACTCACTCGCCTCGCCGCCGGCGTCCCTGGCCACGCTCCCGCTCGCGACCGCGAGCGGCGCGCCACGAGACCTGGCGCCGTACCAGAAGCCACCCGGCTGGCCGGGATCATCGCGGCACTCACCCGCCCCGCATGGATCGCCCGGCGCGTCGGCGACGGATCCCGCGCCTACCTGTTTGCCAGCGGCACTCGCGCCGCCCTGCCCGAGAGGTCGTCGCTCACCGGATCCGAATGGATCGCCGTGTCCGAGGTGCAGCGCGCGCAAGGGCGTGTCGCGGAGGCGACCGGAGCGGTGATCCGGCTCGCGGCGCCGCTCGGTGAGCACGATGCGCTGCGGATCGGGGAGGTGAGGGCCGTACGGCAATCGACGGTGGTCGACGGACGCGTCCGCGTTCGCGAGGAGCGCCGGCTGGGCTCGATCCTGCTTTCGTCCACACCGTCGCAGCCCCGCACGCAGGAGTGCTCCGACGCCCTCACGGCATACCTGCGGGAGAACGGCCTCGGCGCCCTCGACTGGTCCGAGAAGGCGACGATGCTCCGACGCCGGCTCGCCCTCCTCCACCGAGAGCTCGGCGATCCGTGGCCCGACGTCTCGGACCAGGAGCTTCTCGGCCGTCTCGACGGCTGGCTGGGTCCGGACCTCCGGGCCCCGACGCTCGGCGCGGTCAGCGTGGCCGCCGCTCTCCAGCGAATCCTGCCCTGGCCCGAGGCGTCGCGGCTCGCCTCCCTCGCACCCGAGCGCCTCGAGGTGCCGTCCGGCGCGGGCGTGCGCATCCAGTACGCCGAAGACCCCGATACCCGTCCCGTCGTCGCGGTGAAGCTCCAGGAGGTGTTCGGTCTCGCCGAGACCCCGCGTCTTGCCGACGGTCGCGTGCCCGTGCAGTTCCATCTGCTCTCCCCCGCGCGCCATCCACTCACCGTGACCGACGACCTTGCGTCGTTCTGGAACGGCCCGTACCGGGACGTGCGCAAGCAGATGCGTGGTCGCTACCCGAAGCATCCGTGGCCGGAAGATCCCTGGACTGCGTCCGCGACTGCGCGGACGAATCGGGCGCTGCGCGGACCGAGGCGCTGA
- a CDS encoding GNAT family N-acetyltransferase, giving the protein MVALERAEWADTDLQRLVAEHKTEIDDRYGTEEVPEVDPATVRAAVLGRIGDEAVACGILTHPVPSFEGTTGELGRMFVAPGHRRKGIAKELLRELEAAAVELKFEQLVLETGIKQPEAIGLYSSEGYRIIDNYPPYEDSLDSRCFAKAL; this is encoded by the coding sequence ATGGTCGCGCTGGAGCGAGCCGAATGGGCCGACACGGACCTGCAGCGGCTGGTCGCGGAGCACAAGACGGAGATCGACGATCGGTACGGCACCGAGGAGGTGCCCGAGGTCGACCCGGCCACAGTGCGTGCCGCCGTCCTGGGACGGATCGGCGACGAGGCGGTCGCCTGCGGCATCCTCACCCACCCGGTGCCCTCGTTCGAAGGAACCACCGGCGAGCTCGGCCGGATGTTCGTGGCCCCGGGTCACCGCCGCAAGGGCATCGCCAAGGAGCTGCTCCGCGAGCTGGAGGCGGCCGCCGTCGAGCTCAAGTTCGAGCAGCTCGTGCTGGAGACCGGGATCAAGCAGCCGGAGGCGATCGGCCTGTACTCCTCCGAGGGCTATCGGATCATCGACAACTACCCGCCATACGAGGACTCCCTCGACTCGCGCTGCTTCGCCAAGGCGCTCTGA
- the hepT gene encoding type VII toxin-antitoxin system HepT family RNase toxin, with amino-acid sequence MVDLLRIQRLLRGITEELSFLDGEARAGAERRSDPIWLRGVKYSFVAAIEAGVDTAQHLCASAGWGPPADNGDAMRLLGEHGVLEPELAVGLRQAVGFRNVLVHDYADVDDAIVVARLEDLSHLRQFVSAVARYVVGEERRTESD; translated from the coding sequence ATGGTTGACCTGCTCCGGATCCAACGACTATTGCGCGGCATCACCGAGGAACTGTCCTTCCTGGACGGTGAGGCGCGAGCCGGCGCCGAGCGGCGCAGCGACCCCATCTGGCTTCGGGGAGTCAAGTACTCCTTCGTCGCTGCGATCGAGGCGGGTGTCGATACCGCACAGCACCTGTGTGCCAGCGCGGGCTGGGGCCCTCCTGCTGACAATGGCGACGCGATGCGTCTGCTCGGTGAGCACGGCGTCCTGGAGCCTGAACTGGCGGTCGGCCTGCGCCAGGCGGTCGGCTTCCGCAACGTGCTGGTGCATGACTATGCCGACGTCGATGACGCGATCGTCGTCGCCCGCCTGGAGGATCTGAGCCACCTCCGTCAATTCGTCTCCGCGGTGGCACGGTACGTCGTCGGCGAGGAACGCCGGACCGAGTCGGACTGA